The following coding sequences lie in one Rutidosis leptorrhynchoides isolate AG116_Rl617_1_P2 chromosome 6, CSIRO_AGI_Rlap_v1, whole genome shotgun sequence genomic window:
- the LOC139852375 gene encoding probable galacturonosyltransferase 12, with translation MQLHISPSLRHVTLLQGKGVKEFIKVKIGSRRLSYKILFYSLIVFTFLLRFIFIISSVDTIQDQTKCSTIGCVGKKLAPGILNSGNLQSTSDVPQEIYQILEDPSSHDDIVEGTNIPQTLEEFVNSMKGKNKLDAKTFAIKLKSMVTLLEQRTRKAKIQEYLYRHVASTTIPKPLHCLSLRLAHEHATNAAARLQLPVPELVPTLVNNSYYHFVLASDNILAASVVATSLVYNSLRPEMVVIHIITDRKTYSPMQAWFSLHPLAPAVIEVKALHHFDWFAKGKVPVLEAMEKDQKARAQFRGGSSAIVANNTEKPHVIAAKLQAMSPKYNSLMNHVRIYLPQMFPSLNKVVFLDDDLVVQSDLSPLWEINMNGKVNGAVETCKGGDKFVMSKRFKSYLNFSHPLISKNFNANECAWAYGMNIFDLQAWRKTNITENYHYWIEQNLKSDLSLWQLGTLPPGLIAFHGHVHIIDPLWHMLGLGYQENTSESDVQQAAVVHFNGRAKPWLDIAFPELRKLWTKYVNFSDKFIKSCHITAS, from the exons ATGCAATTACATATTTCCCCAAGTTTACGACATGTTACGTTGTTGCAAGGGAAAGGTGTGAAGGAGTTCATAAAAGTTAAGATCGGGTCTCGAAGGTTGTCTTACAAGATACTTTTTTACTCGCTTATAGTATTCACATTCCTTCTACGGTTCATCTTCATTATAAGTTCTGTTGACACCATTCAAGATCAAACCAAATGCTCAACAATCG GTTGTGTAGGAAAAAAGCTAGCACCAGGTATCTTAAATAGCGGAAACCTTCAAtcaacttcagat GTTCCACAAGAAATTTATCAAATCTTGGAGGACCCATCGAGCCATGATGATATAGTAGAAGGGACCAACATTCCTCAAACTTTGGAAGAATTTGTTAATAGCATGAAAGGCAAGAATAAATTAGATGCAAAGACCTTTGCCATCAAGCTTAAATCCATG GTAACACTTCTTGAACAAAGGACTAGAAAAGCCAAAATCCAAGAATACCTGTATCGGCACGTGGCATCTACTACCATACCAAAACCCCTTCATTGCCTATCCTTACGGTTAGCCCACGAGCACGCCACCAATGCAGCCGCTCGTTTGCAACTTCCTGTGCCCGAGCTTGTACCAACACTAGTAAACAACTCATACTACCACTTTGTTCTTGCATCTGATAACATCCTTGCAGCATCTGTTGTAGCAACATCTCTAGTTTACAACTCATTAAGACCCGAAATGGTGGTCATTCATATAATCACCGATAGAAAAACTTACTCTCCAATGCAAGCATGGTTCTCCTTACACCCTTTAGCACCAGCTGTGATTGAAGTCAAGGCGTTGCACCATTTTGATTGGTTTGCAAAGGGAAAGGTCCCAGTTTTGGAGGCTATGGAAAAAGATCAAAAGGCTCGGGCTCAATTTAGAGGTGGGTCATCAGCCATTGTGGCTAATAACACTGAGAAACCTCATGTCATCGCTGCAAAGTTGCAGGCCATGAGTCCAAAGTACAACTCGCTCATGAACCATGTTCGAATATATTTGCCACAG ATGTTTCCAAGTCTTAACAAGGTGGTGTTCCTAGATGATGACCTTGTTGTTCAATCTGATTTGTCACCTCTATGGGAGATCAACAtgaacggaaaagtaaacggagcCGTTGAAACATGTAAAGGGGGTGATAAATTTGTAATGTCGAAAAGGTTCAAAAGCTACTTGAACTTTTCTCACCCATTGATATCAAAGAATTTTAACGCAAATGAATGTGCTTGGGCATACGGCATGAACATATTTGATCTCCAAGCTTGGAGAAAGACCAACATAACCGAGAATTACCACTATTGGATTGAACAG AACTTGAAATCAGATTTGAGTTTATGGCAACTAGGAACATTACCTCCAGGTTTAATAGCTTTTCATGGGCATGTACACATTATCGATCCGTTATGGCATATGTTGGGCCTCGGCTACCAGGAGAACACGAGTGAATCGGATGTTCAACAGGCTGCGGTTGTACATTTTAATGGTCGAGCGAAACCTTGGCTGGATATAGCATTTCCAGAGCTTAGAAAATTGTGGACCAAGTATGTAAACTTCTCAGATAAGTTCATCAAATCCTGTCACATCACAGCATCTTAG
- the LOC139852374 gene encoding uncharacterized protein, with protein sequence MPRADTGKQIDDLNISFVKSFKKSIGDGRSTLFWEDQWCSSDCLKNIFPRIYRLDRNQCASIRDRISPNSFTSTAGRNPESFATAPSSSNRITQARSSSNFSPTPSRFRQNTRSATEAVFSGCSAAANTAGDPSVSRAVGAGFKWEWSREPTGRTATELAELENLLRAMSFDFNTRSTWEWSLANNGIFTVKRLSTIIDENLLKVSNQSSHKTLRNNLIPKKLEIFVWRALKKRMPVRIELDKRGIDLHSVRCPICDNDLESVDHSLFDCHLACDIWNRVFKWWNLGPYVSSNGIDCIHGKSSHHMSFGSKIWQAVSWVTTYYLWKNRNMKVFQNKSWGAPVLLNEIQVKSFEWISHRLKGKNLDWFNWLSNPSLYLA encoded by the exons ATGCCACGTGCCGATACAG GTAAACAAATAGATGATCTTAACATCTCTTTcgtaaagtctttcaaaaaaagCATCGGGGACGGAAGATCCACGTTATTCTGGGAAGATCAGTGGTGCAGCTCAGATTGTCTCAAAAACATATTCCCAAGGATCTACAGGTTAGATAGAAATCAGTGTGCTTCGATTAGAGATCGTATTTCTCCAAATTCGTTCACTTCGACAGCAGGTAGGAATCCAGAATCGTTCGCAACAGCACCTTCGAGCAGCAATCGGATTACACAGGCCCGTAGTAGCAGCAACTTCAGCCCAACACCATCAAGATTTCGACAGAATACCCGTTCAGCAACAGAGGCTGTTTTTTCAGGATGCTCGGCTGCAGCAAATACAGCAGGCGATCCTTCTGTTTCTCGAGCAGTGGGTGCAGGTTTCAAGTGGGAGTGGAGTCGCGAACCTACAGGACGTACAGCAACTGAGTTAGCAGAATTAGAAAACCTACTTCGCGCAATGTCTTTTGATTTCAACACTCGATCAACATGGGAATGGTCGTTAGCAAATAATGGGATCTTCACGGTTAAAAGATTATCAACCATCATCGATGAAAATTTGCTTAAAGTTTCAAACCAATCTTCGCATAAAACGTTGAGAAATAATTTGATTCCTAAAAAACTAGAGATCTTCGTGTGGCGTGCTTTGAAAAAAAGAATGCCGGTTAGGATCGAGCTCGATAAAAGGGGCATTGATCTACATAGTGTCCGATGCCCGATTTGTGACAATGATCTTGAATCGGTAGATCATTCGCTATTCGATTGTCATCTCGCTTGTGATATTTGGAACCGAGTTTTTAAATGGTGGAACCTTGGACCATATGTTTCTTCAAATGGTATCGATTGTATCCATGGGAAATCATCTCACCACATGTCTTTCGGATCCAAAATTTGGCAAGCCGTCTCGTGGGTGACCACTTACTATCTTTGGAAGAATAGGAACATGAAGGTCTTCCAAAACAAAAGTTGGGGTGCACCCGTGTTGTTGAACGAAATTCAAGTTAAATCCTTCGAATGGATCTCGCATAGACTCAAGGGGAAAAATCTCGATTGGTTCAATTGGCTATCTAATCCATCTTTGTATTTGGCGTGA